AGTATCTGTACTCCAGTCGGGAAGTAGAGGACGGACATGAACTGCGTGTTGGAAGTGACCACCTGTTTGCGGGTCATGCGATTGATGTCCCAAATGACGCAGGAGCCGTCAGTGCAGGCGGATATCACTTCAGTGTCCAGATAATTTATGTCCAGCGAGGTAATGGGACCCGAGTGATCCTTAAGCACGCCGACTAGATCCTGACGATACGGCTCGATCTTCCACACGCGCACCTGTCCCTCGATGCCGCCAGTTACGATGAAGCGACCAGTTGATGCCACCGCCAATGCACTACAACCTGAATGGAGTTCAAATTTGTGGAATCGGTTTAGGGATTACTGAGCTACGAATTGTGGACTTACCCTTATTGTGAGCATTGGGTATGGCATAGATGAGACGGCCAGTGATGGGCGTAAAGGCGCGTATGATGCCATCATTCCACACGGACACAATGCTGGTGCCATCCTGGGCGAAGCGAACCGCAGCGCAGTTAAAGTTATATACCATGATGCGCAGCAGCTCCTGCTTGCGATTCAGGGACCAGATGCGTATGCTCTCATGGCCCGCGGTGGCAAAAACAGCTGCATAGTTTCTGAAATAGTTGCAATTGGGTATCAGGATTTTGTATCAGGTATCAGCTAGCTACACCTACTTGGGAAAGGTAATAAAGTAGACTGCCTTGGCGTGGCATGTGCGCAGCAGCTTTAGCACCCACGTTGATATGTTCAGCATGTAAATCTCGTTGGTGTCCGTGCAGATGTAGAATTTCTCTGGCGTGGAGCGCACAAACGAAGAGATGCGGCCAGAGACGCGGGTTCTCTTCACCTGCAGGAAGACGGAAACGTGTTAGAGACTCATTCAAGCCCAAAGACGAGGGTTTACCGTGCGCAAATAGGGCCATGTGGGTCCCGGATACTCTCGGAAATTGATCAATGGTATCTCCGTGCGCTCCTCCACCAGCTCCACCCCACCATCGCCGGCACCAATTAGCAGACGCCCCTCCTCCAGCACATATAGTGCACGCACGCCGTTCACGTAGCGATTGCAATCGCGACCCGTGGGCTTGCGTGGATTATGTGTGCCAAAGGCGCCCAGTATGCCGCTGGATGAACCTGGTCGGGTCACATTGTCCCTGTCACAGCAGTTGAGCACGATCTTAACAATATCGCCTGTGCCGGTGCCCAGATAGGCGAACTCATCCTTCTTATCGATGCGGGCACAGTAGAACTGGCGCGACTTGCTGGCCAACTGGACATCCTGCACGTACAGCTTCTTCTGCTCGCGTAGAATGCTCCACAGGCGCAGGTGCCGATCGCCGGCggtgagaaaaaaaaacggattATTGTGTAGCGGACGCACAGTAAGGGCATTTCCAGAAATGGCGCGTGAGGCGGGCTGGCGGCAAATGGGCGTGCTGCAGTTAGAGAGGAGCACAGATTGGGAGAGCACATAATGGttggataacaacaacatatttACAATGTCTGCATATCGAATACGATGACGGAACCGTCGTCCTTGCCTCCAATGGAAATGACAAAGCGTTCCTCGGCCGTAAAGCAAATGGCCTGCACTTTCACTTTGTGCAGATCGTGACGTCCAATCTCCTTGCGCGACTCATAATCCCATACGATGACGTAGCCGCGAAAGCCCATATGATTGACCTGGCCGGAGGCGATATACTTGCCGCTCTTGCTGACATCCAGGCAGGATATGCTGTTTGTGTGTCCGGCAACGAATTCTTGTGTATTCTTTTTGAAGTCGGCAATGGCAATCTTGTTGCCCAGTGGAAATATGGCCGCCTGGGTAATGGGATGCTGACGCACACCGTTCTCCACTTTGCCATTGATGCCGAAAATTGCGCGCGGCTGTAGGTGCTGGCATTCTTTGACCGCGGTTGCCAttatcatataaaatatatatatatatgaattttgtttttatatgatttctatttttggtatttgctACACCAGCTGCTGACAATGTGAACAGCAACTGCTTATTTATTGTTTGAAAATTAAGCAACCGTTGCCTGGATGCCGTTTTAAAACAGGGTGGCAACGTTGCGCCTTTCATTTTGCTACTTTTCAAAAAAGCGAGCAACGCTTCAATGCAAGCATTGAGAACATTCTAAACGGCCGCGAACTAGCGTAAGGAAACATAACTAGGTGGCAACTCTGCAGAACAGCCGGCAAGTGTAAGAgaataacaaaacaacaaaagcaaaaaagaaaaagtttgcgtgtgtgcgtgtatatataccatatatatatgtgtgtacgtaAATAGAACTATATAAGTTGCAGTCTTGCGCCGTTTTCACAGTTAGTCGGACAAACGGCTCTTGTgctaatcaaatcaaaaaaccAACTTGACCCGCaccaaacaataaaaacaaaagccacgGACCGTGCGATTGTGATTAAGCTGCAAAATGCTGCGAATTCCGAACAATCCCAAGGGTTAttgcctgctgccgctgctgctgctggcttgcCTAATTGCGCAGTCGAGTAGCTTGGGCAGCTTTCGACTGGGTCGCCATGTGAATGGATTTCTGGGTGGACCGAGCAAAATTGCCACCCTGCAGCAGTCGATGGATGTGGAGGATTTGTGGTTCGAGCAGCGTTTGGACCACCTCCAGCCGGACGACACACGCACCTGGCAACAGCGCTACTTTGTGAACGATGCATTTTACAGAAATGACAGTCATGCTCCGGTGTTTCTAATGATTGGCGGCGAGGGGGAGGCCACCAAGAAGTGGATGCATGAAGGCGCCTGGGTGCGCTATGCCGAGCACTTTGGTGCGCTCTGCATTCAGCTGGAgcatcgtttctatggcaagAGTCATCCGACCAGCGATCTGTCCACAAGCAACCTGGCTTATCTCAGCTCGGAACAGGCGTTGGCCGACTTGGCCAACTTTGTTACGACCATGAAGACCAAATATAATATGGATGCAAAGCAGAAATGGATTGCATTTGGTGGCTCTTATCCGGGCAGCTTGGCCGCCTGGGCGCGCGAGAAGTATCCGCATTTAATTGACGGCTCCATCAGCTCGAGTGGTCCGTTGCTGGCCCAAGTTGACTTTAGCCAGTACTTCGAGGTGGTCAAGTCGTCGCTGGCCAGCTACAAGCCGGAATGCGTGGAGGCTGTGACGCGCGGCATTGCTCAGGTGGAGATACTGCTAAAGCACATGATTGGACAACGTAATCTCGACGAGAAATTCAAGTATGTAGCCCACTGCTCAGCAGCGAATAGATAACTTAACATTGGCCTTTCGTGTAGAACGTGCACGCCCCTCAAAGATTCGATTGAAAATCAATTGGACATCTCGAAcctatttgaaaatattgctGGCAACTTTGCTGGCGTGGTGCAGtacaacaaggacaacagTCCACATGCCAACATAACCATCGATGAGGTATGGAGAGGAGTCGCTGAGTCGTAGAGCTGCGCAGGATTTGTGCTAACATCCTCTAAATGCTTACAGATCTGCGATGTTATGCTGAACACCACAATGGGTCCGCCTGTGACACGTTTGGCTGCGGTTAATGACATGCTGCTGAAGCAGTCCGAGTCCAAGTGCCTGGACTACAAGTACGAGAAAATGATAGCCGATATGAAGAACGTTTCGTGGGACTCGGAGGCAGCGAAGGGCATGCGTCAATGGACCTACCAGACCTGCACTGAGTTTGGCTTCTATCAGACGTCGGAAAATAAATCGGACACATTCGGCGATCGCTTTGGCGTTGACTTCTTCATACGTCAGTGCATGGACATATTCTCGGAGCGCATGGACGGCAAATTCCTGGAGCAGGCTGTGGCCCAGACGAACAAGTACTATGGCGCACTCAAGCCGGCGACCACACAGGTGTTGTACGTGCACGGCTCCATTGATCCATGGCACGCACTGGGCTTGTATGTCTCGCCCAATGCGAATACGCCCACCATTTACATAGAAGGTAGAGTCCAGAGTCTCAATTCAGATGAAATTCGATGCTCATGCTGATAACTTTTACAGGCACCGCACACTGCGCCAACATGTACGAGCCGGTCAATAGCGATCCCCCACAGCTGAAGGCGGCTCGCAATAAGATACTAAAGTATCTGGCCAAATTGCTGGACGGTTACGCCAGCTTTGCAAGCTTCACCTGAATTTGAAGCAACCAAAAATGAAATGTGCAAACTAAGCTATAATAATGTATACAAATACACATTGGAGCGTCTGGAAATACGAGATTTAgctttgtttaatgttttgtgCATTCGACATGATATGCATGTtcgattttatataaaaaatttcttAGCTGTGCTTAGTCCTTCTTGGCCTGCTCCATTTTCTCATGGAAGCGTTTCCAGTAGTATCTGACAGTGTTATTCTGTACTATCTTCTCGTCGACAAAGCGTATGGTCCAGGTGGCCGTCAAGTAGATCAGGTCATATAAAAATGCCACCACTCGAAAGACGAACTTCTCGACCTGTTCCTTACTGGGCAGATTGGCTGCCAGTTCCTGCAGCTGCTTAACTGCATCGTCAGCCATTTTATTGCCAGTAGGTCCATCACCTGGTTGGCCAACCGGTTTGCTCGACTCACTCGCcttcgacgacgacgacgacgacgacgatttTGCTCCAACAGACGACTCTTCGGTACCAATCTTGCCACATTCTGTTACCGAAGGAGTGATAGGCACCTGTGAAGCAATTTCGCCCGTCTTCTTGGAAAAGTTACCGTCGCGGGCGGGATCACCTCCGACAGCTTCGGGCTGCGTCTGCGCATACGCAGTCGACTCATTGCCAGTAACACTGCCCAAACTCGTAGATTGACCCACGTTACCAATTATGCCAGCCGGGCTGCTGCCGACCGATCCCTTAATCTTGTTATCGCCGCTAGCAAAATAACGCACAAGTGGCCGGGAGTATGCGTGCGACAAGCGTACATGATTGTGCGCCACAATGGAATCTATGCAAATGTGATCAATTGGAATTTAATCGGAATATTCGCGATTCGCACTTACCCACAATGCCCTTGGCCGACAGCAGGGTTAGTGGAAGCTTTCCACGTTGACCGACCGAAATAACTGCACGCAGCATATTGTTTAACTGAACCTCTGCTTCGAATTTGTATACTAGCGTCCTACACAATATTAAACAGAGCTACTTAAACTACCTGAATattgtacaaatttaaatggtttagaaaattaaaaagcCTCGACCTACTTCGACAAAAGTTGACAGCAAAAGAAGGCACTTCTGATACAGGCACAAATTCTCCTTAGTAGCACTGAACAGTGTTGTATAACGACCCTAAAAGGACCCCACTACACGTTCTGATTATTGTTATTACTAATTGGGCTGTCATTAAAGTTgtgctttgtttgtttgttgtagtTTGTCTTTATTTAAGCTATTACTAAGAGAATTAGTAAAATTTCTAGTTAAATGTAGAGGGCATACAAAAATTAGGCCCACGCGCACTTTTCTTCTAGTGCGCTAAGCTCTTGGCAAATTCTCGACAGTGTTATGAAACGTGGCCAAAATGCATTGCGTAAAGAATAGGAAACCCGTTGAGACACGCACGTGCTCAAAAGATCACTTGCTTTGCGCAATGCAATTTAGTCACATGAATTACTTAAATCTTAACTAAATGCAAAGTTAGCTGGCCACATTTATGGGCATTGGGTTTAACATATGTATCTGGGCAGCTATCTTTACCAAGCTCCTGGCGTCGTCTACTTTACACACTTGTTAAATTACATACAATACATAGATACGTATTTTAATTAGTTCACTTATAGCATTTTAACGGTTAACTTAATTAATTGCAGTTGGTTATTTGTTCCGAGACTGACTACTGGCAACAAAATCGGTTTACATATGTAAGCATATAAGTATATCAAGAGCTTGTAAAgcgttttttcaattctataGCATATACTACCATAGAGtatatgcataaaattatAGATTAAacagattatatatataatgtctttatagttaattaattataatgtaATGGAAATGTTTGCGCGTTTTCCTTTAATACTAAGACGCACTCTAAACTCGTATCGCAACTGATCTCTCCCCCGTTTAGAACAGACCAATTTGTTTCAGATTGTTCTTGATGATGACATCGGTGACCGcatcaaatacaaatttaacattatttgTATCTGTTGCACAGGTGAGATGCGTATAGATTTCTTTTTGGTCTTTTCGTTTGTTGAGATTTTCGAATTTCATGCGTATATAGTTGGCGGCCTCCTCGAACGTATTGGAACCTGCAAAAGATAAACACATTTAAACATTTCGTTCAAGTTCAGATGTTGTATCGTCTTACCAGTGTATTCCGGAAAGCATATCGTAAGGGGAGATCGCTTGATTTTCTCCTCGAACAAATCCTTTTTGTTCAAGAAGAGTATTATAGATGTTTCC
The sequence above is a segment of the Drosophila virilis strain 15010-1051.87 chromosome 3, Dvir_AGI_RSII-ME, whole genome shotgun sequence genome. Coding sequences within it:
- the LOC6623191 gene encoding cilia- and flagella-associated protein 52, which encodes MIMATAVKECQHLQPRAIFGINGKVENGVRQHPITQAAIFPLGNKIAIADFKKNTQEFVAGHTNSISCLDVSKSGKYIASGQVNHMGFRGYVIVWDYESRKEIGRHDLHKVKVQAICFTAEERFVISIGGKDDGSVIVFDMQTFTPICRQPASRAISGNALTVRPLHNNPFFFLTAGDRHLRLWSILREQKKLYVQDVQLASKSRQFYCARIDKKDEFAYLGTGTGDIVKIVLNCCDRDNVTRPGSSSGILGAFGTHNPRKPTGRDCNRYVNGVRALYVLEEGRLLIGAGDGGVELVEERTEIPLINFREYPGPTWPYLRTVKRTRVSGRISSFVRSTPEKFYICTDTNEIYMLNISTWVLKLLRTCHAKAVYFITFPKNYAAVFATAGHESIRIWSLNRKQELLRIMVYNFNCAAVRFAQDGTSIVSVWNDGIIRAFTPITGRLIYAIPNAHNKGCSALAVASTGRFIVTGGIEGQVRVWKIEPYRQDLVGVLKDHSGPITSLDINYLDTEVISACTDGSCVIWDINRMTRKQVVTSNTQFMSVLYFPTGVQILTCGSDGRIIYWMVYNGALIRELTASKKSSVNCLSMNATGDYFVSVGSDLQVKLWDYNSGDVVGVGSEHASSVISAAYSPCGKMFVTGSTDGSLIIWDVPEEYWGSPNPVDGPSYQLPKAQPKGKVVQSRVDSGTRLKPAPGENINGLLKATPKDDICCVECPPCAKKEAKAADPFAECKIVPDVRKC
- the LOC6623085 gene encoding putative serine protease K12H4.7, whose protein sequence is MLRIPNNPKGYCLLPLLLLACLIAQSSSLGSFRLGRHVNGFLGGPSKIATLQQSMDVEDLWFEQRLDHLQPDDTRTWQQRYFVNDAFYRNDSHAPVFLMIGGEGEATKKWMHEGAWVRYAEHFGALCIQLEHRFYGKSHPTSDLSTSNLAYLSSEQALADLANFVTTMKTKYNMDAKQKWIAFGGSYPGSLAAWAREKYPHLIDGSISSSGPLLAQVDFSQYFEVVKSSLASYKPECVEAVTRGIAQVEILLKHMIGQRNLDEKFKTCTPLKDSIENQLDISNLFENIAGNFAGVVQYNKDNSPHANITIDEICDVMLNTTMGPPVTRLAAVNDMLLKQSESKCLDYKYEKMIADMKNVSWDSEAAKGMRQWTYQTCTEFGFYQTSENKSDTFGDRFGVDFFIRQCMDIFSERMDGKFLEQAVAQTNKYYGALKPATTQVLYVHGSIDPWHALGLYVSPNANTPTIYIEGTAHCANMYEPVNSDPPQLKAARNKILKYLAKLLDGYASFASFT
- the LOC6624078 gene encoding uncharacterized protein, which encodes MLRAVISVGQRGKLPLTLLSAKGIVDSIVAHNHVRLSHAYSRPLVRYFASGDNKIKGSVGSSPAGIIGNVGQSTSLGSVTGNESTAYAQTQPEAVGGDPARDGNFSKKTGEIASQVPITPSVTECGKIGTEESSVGAKSSSSSSSSKASESSKPVGQPGDGPTGNKMADDAVKQLQELAANLPSKEQVEKFVFRVVAFLYDLIYLTATWTIRFVDEKIVQNNTVRYYWKRFHEKMEQAKKD